Proteins found in one Pyrus communis chromosome 15, drPyrComm1.1, whole genome shotgun sequence genomic segment:
- the LOC137717660 gene encoding polyadenylate-binding protein-interacting protein 6, with amino-acid sequence MKPGLSSLNPYAAAYIPLSKRETDDRTYVTTKDSSRSNESVWFGNPQNFTHNQHHSKPYLESDAPGTATLQSPKSYAVKNYPAHGYYGSSSQNVIKVSENEDFDMDMEYLGMSFPGISDQSLSDVYLANRGDLDATIDMLNQLEFESSESLPDTLDIGDVSESGLVGNNAWKLKNVAGEASRSPKS; translated from the exons ATGAAGCCAGGACTTTCTTCTTTGAATCCCTACGCAGCAGCATACATTCCACTCTCGAAGAGGGAGACAGATGATAGAACTTATGTGACAACAAAAGATTCTAGCCGCAGCAATGAGTCAGTCTGGTTTGGGAACCCTCAGAATTTTacccataatcaacatcatagCAAACCTTATCTTGAATCTGATGCCCCTGGTACTGCAACACTCCAGAGTCCAAAGTCATATGCTGTAAAGAACTACCCTGCTCATGGCTATTATGGTTCATCTTCGCAGAATGTGATTAAAGTGTCAGAAAATGAAGATTTTGATATGGATATGGAATATCTTGGGATGTCATTTCCTGGTATATCTGATCAGTCCCTTAGTGATGTGTATTTGGCAAATAGGGGCGACCTGGATGCCACCATTGACATGCTGAACCAACTTGAG TTCGAATCTTCTGAAAGTCTTCCAGACACTTTGGACATTGGTGATGTTTCTGAATCTGGGTTGGTGGGCAATAATGCATGGAAGCTGAAGAATGTAGCAGGTGAAGCCAGTCGTTCGCCCAAATCATAG
- the LOC137718447 gene encoding uncharacterized protein: MGVDYYNVLKVNRNAGEDDLKKGYRRLAMKWHPDKNPNNKKEAEAKFKQISEAYEVLSDSQKRAIYDQYGEEGLKDMPPPGSGGSPFGNGGGAGSKGFNPRNAEDIFAEFFGSSPFGFGSSGAGKSMRFSSDGSGVFGGFGGNENTFRSYSEGVTRKKPPAVESKLPCSLEELYAGSTRKMKISRTVVDANGRQVLEQEILTIEVKPGWKKGTKITFPDKGNEQLGQLPADLVFVIDEKPHDTYKRDGNDLIVNQKVSLAEALGGTTLHLTTLDGRDLSISVTDIVSPGYELVVAREGMPIAKGPANRGDLKIKFEVKFPTRLTPEQRSTLKRTLTG, encoded by the exons ATGGGGGTGGATTATTATAACGTGTTGAAGGTAAACAGAAATGCTGGAGAGGATGATCTGAAGAAGGGATATAGGAGGCTGGCAATGAAATGGCACCCTGATAAGAACCCTAATAACAAGAAAGAAGCAGAAGCCAAATTCAAGCAGATCTCCGAGGCTTACGAG GTCTTGAGTGATTCTCAAAAGAGAGCGATTTACGATCAGTATGGCGAAGAAGGATTGAAAGACATGCCACCTCCAGGAAGTGGTGGTTCCCCGTTTGGAAATGGCGGCGGAGCTGGATCAAAAGGGTTTAATCCTAGGAATGCAGAGGATATCTTCGCCGAATTCTTCGGAAGTAGTCCTTTCGGATTTGGATCATCAGGAGCTGGGAAGTCTATGAGATTCTCGTCTGATGGAAGCGGAGTGTTTGGGGGATTTGGAGGCAACGAAAATACTTTTCGATCATATAGTGAGGGTGTTACTCGAAAGAAACCGCCGGCAGTGGAGAGCAAATTGCCTTGCAGCCTTGAAGAACTGTATGCTGGGTCAACACGGAAAATGAAGATATCAAGAACTGTGGTTGATGCAAATGG ACGCCAAGTGCTGGAGCAAGAAATATTGACAATCGAAGTGAAGCCAGGATGGAAGAAGGGAACCAAGATTACGTTTCCTGATAAGGGTAATGAACAGCTTGGCCAGCTGCCGGCAGACCTTGTCTTTGTGATTGATGAGAAGCCCCATGACACTTACAAGAGAGATGGCAATGACCTAATTGTGAACCAAAAGGTGTCGTTAGCGGAGGCGTTGGGTGGAACCACACTACACCTCACCACGCTAGATGGTCGTGATCTATCAATTTCGGTGACTGACATTGTGAGCCCCGGGTACGAGCTAGTTGTTGCCAGGGAGGGTATGCCGATAGCAAAAGGGCCCGCCAACAGGGGTGACTTGAAGATCAAGTTTGAGGTGAAGTTCCCTACAAGATTGACCCCGGAGCAAAGATCTACACTTAAACGAACTTTGACAGGCTGA
- the LOC137718317 gene encoding uncharacterized protein isoform X2, protein MSNNLLSPLLPISSMEMGQIDPILKVSSQQMELMVDPVPDNPGSHGLSMSYFQIGHSDRANGNFGSLKISTPGNQLGEIVSLPYNLGSHQLSSTKRKVPLEPMTNNPATPQLSMPNKRVAYMEHRPWLQQAPVSNRRAVEMGSVHKAPGSPHLPAPNKKMVKMDSMESLQNVPGSPHSPVLNKKMVKTESFSGRSGSQWSSSQKNQTPRIQPSKLQNESFESVRSKMRESLAAALALVNQRKDKCVDSGKKGHTHGTPQPGSHPVKPDSEEPKENSPSSKTCSIRKSKDGEGAGQTILADATTNVSTLTSICDGNEFQSKDIFPHVNVSFGDNLFVKDELLQGNGLSWVLDSEREMEERKEIEPAEEQMMDLEELGGPPDEQVVQSPEELAFRIEAELFKLFGGVNKKYKEKGRSLLFNLKDRNNPDLRERVMSGEIAPEQLCSMTAEELASKELSEWRMAKAEELAQMVVLPDSEVDMRRLVKKTHKGEVEVEQYDSASIDVPVDATSHNHSEPRSKEVEMSTPSKPNKLKDKVNAAGEKSNTEDRSVYPFTIPSTEATDLMQGLMVDDGSKDLPPIVSLDEFMETLDTEPPFEILPEKVTRTSDKDDSEIGSESQSLVLSPKDTVNASPLKVDEICKTDTTSDTDLKTSGSPPMIKIDSSSGIITDSHSVMKTGDSADTKSHDVSAVVKSIGSPEKSVSRLVVTPKGELVWSGSLQLNLSPLASVIGIYKSGEKATAKDWPGCLDIKGRVRLDAFEKFLQELPQSRSRAIMVVHFVPDEGSSESESASIREVADSYVTDERVGFSEPCSGVEIYFCPPHNKTVDMLSKVIQTEHVEALNSVDNGLVGVIVWRKLTLPKSSHHKHISKKQQFSTTSTTTTSSRRQHDTNYTSKMAPSRALPPTHTTPARDDDDDDDVPPGFGPGASRDEDDLPEFNFAGGSNQFSARRPSSRGPGTAAQPFYPKSHAPSRPVDQMRELIQKYGQNNSSSSTFHQASRVSVHPWNDDDDDDDIPEWQPNVPSQPQTHYQRLQPRLPVNGSQQQMLRPRIGLAHQQESLQPMAPNLQNPNLPVQQGWWAPPPPAPGDGQFYGEPDRGMVAQPGIAWRQNVARSREF, encoded by the exons ATGTCAAACAATCTTCTGTCACCATTGTTGCCAATATCAAGCATGGAAATGGGTCAGATTGACCCCATTTTGAAAG TATCAAGTCAGCAAATGGAACTGATGGTGGATCCTGTACCTGACAATCCTGGGTCACATGGCTTATCAATGTCATACTTCCAAATAGGACACAGTGATCGTGCAAATGGGAATTTTGGTTCACTGAAAATTTCAACGCCTGGCAATCAACTGGGAGAGATTGTATCATTGCCTTATAATTTGGGATCACATCAGTTGTCATCGACTAAGCGAAAGGTGCCATTGGAACCCATGACTAATAATCCAGCAACGCCTCAGTTGTCAATGCCAAACAAGCGTGTGGCATATATGGAACATAGACCATGGTTGCAGCAAGCGCCTGTATCAAACAGAAGAGCTGTAGAAATGGGATCTGTGCACAAAGCTCCGGGATCACCTCATTTGCCAGCGCCAAATAAGAAAATGGTAAAGATGGATTCCATGGAGTCTCTGCAGAATGTACCAGGGTCACCTCATTCGCCAGTTCTGAATAAGAAAATGGTAAAGACGGAATCCTTTTCTGGTAGGTCTGGGTCTCAGTGGTCTTCTAGTCAAAAGAATCAAACACCGCGGATACAGCCATCGAAGCTTCAAAATGAATCATTTGAATCTGTAAGATCCAAGATGAGAGAATCGTTGGCGGCTGCATTGGCATTGGTTAATCAGCGGAAAGATAAATGCGTGGATTCAGGAAAGAAGGGGCACACACATGGGACTCCCCAGCCTGGCTCCCATCCAGTTAAACCTGACTCTGAAGAGCCTAAGGAGAATTCTCCTTCCAGCAAAACTTGTTCTATTAGGAAAagtaaagatggagaaggtgcgGGCCAAACGATTTTGGCTGATGCAACTACAAATGTTTCCACATTGACTTCAATATGTGATGGGAATGAATTCCAATCAAAAGATATTTTTCCTCATGTAAATGTTTCATTTGGTGACAACTTGTTTGTCAAAGATGAACTTTTGCAGGGAAATGGTCTGTCCTGGGTTTTGGATTCTGAAAGGGAAatggaagaaaggaaagaaattgAACCTGCTGAAGAACAGATGATGGATCTTGAGGAATTGGGTGGACCCCCAGATGAACAAGTAGTTCAGTCTCCAGAAGAGTTGGCCTTTAGAATTGAAGCAGAactattcaaactttttggaggTGTGAATAAGAAGTATAAAGAGAAGGGAAGGTCCCTTTTGTTCAATCTTAAAGATCGTAATAATCCAGATCTAAGAGAGAGAGTTATGTCCGGAGAAATAGCTCCAGAACAATTATGTTCTATGACTGCAGAAGAACTTGCTTCGAAGGAGCTTTCTGAATGGCGGATGGCAAAGGCTGAAGAACTAGCACAAATGGTTGTTTTACCAGACTCGGAAGTTGATATGAGACGATTAGTGAAAAAAACACACAAGGGtgaagttgaagttgaacaaTATGATAGTGCTTCAATTGATGTTCCAGTTGACGCAACATCACATAATCATAGTGAACCAAGAAGCAAGGAGGTAGAAATGTCTACCCCTTCGAAACCTAATAAACTCAAGGACAAAGTAAATGCTGCAGGTGAGAAGAGTAATACAGAAGACAGAAGTGTCTACCCCTTTACTATTCCTTCTACTGAAGCTACTGATTTAATGCAAGGCCTGATGGTGGATGACGGATCGAAGGATCTTCCTCCAATTGTCTCCCTAGATGAGTTCATGGAAACCTTGGACACAGAGCCTCCTTTCGAGATTCTCCCTGAGAAAGTTACACGCACCTCAGACAAGGATGACTCTGAGATAGGCTCTGAGTCTCAGTCTTTGGTTCTAAGCCCCAAGGATACCGTTAATGCCTCCCCACTGAAGGTTGATGAAATTTGTAAAACAGATACGACTTCAGATACTGACTTGAAAACCAGTGGCAGTCCTCCTATGATCAAAATTGACAGTTCCTCTGGGATTATAACTGACAGTCATTCTGTGATGAAAACCGGTGATAGCGCAGATACAAAATCCCATGACGTCAGTGCTGTTGTGAAATCCATTGGCAGTCCTGAAAAATCAGTATCTAGACTAGTTGTCACACCGAAGGGTGAACTTGTTTGGAGTGGCTCCCTGCAACTGAATCTCTCACCCCTGGCCTCCGTTATTGGGATCTATAAAAG CGGTGAAAAAGCCACGGCAAAAGATTGGCCTGGTTGTCTTGATATCAAGGGAAGAGTCAGACTCGATGCTTTTGAGAAGTTCCTGCAAGAGCTGCCACAATCCCGAAGTCGTGCTATCATG GTCGTGCATTTTGTTCCGGATGAGGGGTCGTCGGAATCGGAGTCCGCAAGCATTCGTGAG GTGGCTGACTCGTACGTGACGGATGAGAGAGTCGGTTTTTCTGAGCCGTGTTCGGGTGTGGAAATTTATTTTTGCCCTCCCCATAATAAAACCGTAGATATGCTCAGCAAGGTTATTCAGACTGAACACGTTGAGGCACTTAACAGTGTTGATAATGGCCTTGTTGGTGTTATCGTCTGGAGAAAATTAACGTTGCCGAAATCATCTCACCACAAACACATTTCGAAAAAGCAACAGTTTTCTACTACTAGTACTACTACTACATCATCTAGGAGACAGCACGATACAAACTACACGTCTAAGATGGCTCCGTCCCGAGCCTTACCTCCGACCCACACTACCCCTGCCCGTGATGacgatgatgacgatgatgttCCTCCCGGGTTTGGCCCTGGCGCTTCTCGGGATGAAGATGATCTCCCTGAATTCAATTTCGCTGGTGGGTCGAATCAGTTTTCTGCCCGAAGGCCCTCCTCTAGGGGGCCTGGAACGGCAGCGCAGCCCTTCTATCCCAAGTCCCATGCCCCTTCTCGCCCGGTAGATCAAATGAGAGAGctgatacaaaaatatggtcAAAACAATAGTAGTAGTAGTACATTTCATCAGGCAAGTAGGGTTTCGGTTCATCCGTGGAATGACGACGACGATGATGACGACATACCGGAGTGGCAGCCTAATGTACCTTCCCAACCCCAAACTCATTACCAGCGTTTACAACCGAGGCTGCCGGTGAACGGCTCCCAGCAACAAATGCTGAGACCCCGTATCGGTTTAGCACACCAGCAGGAGTCCCTTCAGCCTATGGCACCCAACTTACAAAACCCTAATCTTCCTGTGCAGCAAGGCTGGTGGGCTCCGCCACCACCGGCGCCGGGAGATGGTCAGTTTTATGGCGAACCAGATAGAGGAATGGTTGCTCAGCCGGGGATAGCCTGGCGGCAAAATGTTGCTAGAAGTAgagaattttga
- the LOC137718317 gene encoding uncharacterized protein isoform X1, with amino-acid sequence MSNNLLSPLLPISSMEMGQIDPILKGMDSSMPQFQMVGMSSVSSNPESHHLSVSSQQMELMVDPVPDNPGSHGLSMSYFQIGHSDRANGNFGSLKISTPGNQLGEIVSLPYNLGSHQLSSTKRKVPLEPMTNNPATPQLSMPNKRVAYMEHRPWLQQAPVSNRRAVEMGSVHKAPGSPHLPAPNKKMVKMDSMESLQNVPGSPHSPVLNKKMVKTESFSGRSGSQWSSSQKNQTPRIQPSKLQNESFESVRSKMRESLAAALALVNQRKDKCVDSGKKGHTHGTPQPGSHPVKPDSEEPKENSPSSKTCSIRKSKDGEGAGQTILADATTNVSTLTSICDGNEFQSKDIFPHVNVSFGDNLFVKDELLQGNGLSWVLDSEREMEERKEIEPAEEQMMDLEELGGPPDEQVVQSPEELAFRIEAELFKLFGGVNKKYKEKGRSLLFNLKDRNNPDLRERVMSGEIAPEQLCSMTAEELASKELSEWRMAKAEELAQMVVLPDSEVDMRRLVKKTHKGEVEVEQYDSASIDVPVDATSHNHSEPRSKEVEMSTPSKPNKLKDKVNAAGEKSNTEDRSVYPFTIPSTEATDLMQGLMVDDGSKDLPPIVSLDEFMETLDTEPPFEILPEKVTRTSDKDDSEIGSESQSLVLSPKDTVNASPLKVDEICKTDTTSDTDLKTSGSPPMIKIDSSSGIITDSHSVMKTGDSADTKSHDVSAVVKSIGSPEKSVSRLVVTPKGELVWSGSLQLNLSPLASVIGIYKSGEKATAKDWPGCLDIKGRVRLDAFEKFLQELPQSRSRAIMVVHFVPDEGSSESESASIREVADSYVTDERVGFSEPCSGVEIYFCPPHNKTVDMLSKVIQTEHVEALNSVDNGLVGVIVWRKLTLPKSSHHKHISKKQQFSTTSTTTTSSRRQHDTNYTSKMAPSRALPPTHTTPARDDDDDDDVPPGFGPGASRDEDDLPEFNFAGGSNQFSARRPSSRGPGTAAQPFYPKSHAPSRPVDQMRELIQKYGQNNSSSSTFHQASRVSVHPWNDDDDDDDIPEWQPNVPSQPQTHYQRLQPRLPVNGSQQQMLRPRIGLAHQQESLQPMAPNLQNPNLPVQQGWWAPPPPAPGDGQFYGEPDRGMVAQPGIAWRQNVARSREF; translated from the exons ATGTCAAACAATCTTCTGTCACCATTGTTGCCAATATCAAGCATGGAAATGGGTCAGATTGACCCCATTTTGAAAGGTATGGACTCATCAATGCCACAATTTCAAATGGTAGGGATGAGTTCTGTATCTAGTAACCCTGAGTCACACCACCTTTCAGTATCAAGTCAGCAAATGGAACTGATGGTGGATCCTGTACCTGACAATCCTGGGTCACATGGCTTATCAATGTCATACTTCCAAATAGGACACAGTGATCGTGCAAATGGGAATTTTGGTTCACTGAAAATTTCAACGCCTGGCAATCAACTGGGAGAGATTGTATCATTGCCTTATAATTTGGGATCACATCAGTTGTCATCGACTAAGCGAAAGGTGCCATTGGAACCCATGACTAATAATCCAGCAACGCCTCAGTTGTCAATGCCAAACAAGCGTGTGGCATATATGGAACATAGACCATGGTTGCAGCAAGCGCCTGTATCAAACAGAAGAGCTGTAGAAATGGGATCTGTGCACAAAGCTCCGGGATCACCTCATTTGCCAGCGCCAAATAAGAAAATGGTAAAGATGGATTCCATGGAGTCTCTGCAGAATGTACCAGGGTCACCTCATTCGCCAGTTCTGAATAAGAAAATGGTAAAGACGGAATCCTTTTCTGGTAGGTCTGGGTCTCAGTGGTCTTCTAGTCAAAAGAATCAAACACCGCGGATACAGCCATCGAAGCTTCAAAATGAATCATTTGAATCTGTAAGATCCAAGATGAGAGAATCGTTGGCGGCTGCATTGGCATTGGTTAATCAGCGGAAAGATAAATGCGTGGATTCAGGAAAGAAGGGGCACACACATGGGACTCCCCAGCCTGGCTCCCATCCAGTTAAACCTGACTCTGAAGAGCCTAAGGAGAATTCTCCTTCCAGCAAAACTTGTTCTATTAGGAAAagtaaagatggagaaggtgcgGGCCAAACGATTTTGGCTGATGCAACTACAAATGTTTCCACATTGACTTCAATATGTGATGGGAATGAATTCCAATCAAAAGATATTTTTCCTCATGTAAATGTTTCATTTGGTGACAACTTGTTTGTCAAAGATGAACTTTTGCAGGGAAATGGTCTGTCCTGGGTTTTGGATTCTGAAAGGGAAatggaagaaaggaaagaaattgAACCTGCTGAAGAACAGATGATGGATCTTGAGGAATTGGGTGGACCCCCAGATGAACAAGTAGTTCAGTCTCCAGAAGAGTTGGCCTTTAGAATTGAAGCAGAactattcaaactttttggaggTGTGAATAAGAAGTATAAAGAGAAGGGAAGGTCCCTTTTGTTCAATCTTAAAGATCGTAATAATCCAGATCTAAGAGAGAGAGTTATGTCCGGAGAAATAGCTCCAGAACAATTATGTTCTATGACTGCAGAAGAACTTGCTTCGAAGGAGCTTTCTGAATGGCGGATGGCAAAGGCTGAAGAACTAGCACAAATGGTTGTTTTACCAGACTCGGAAGTTGATATGAGACGATTAGTGAAAAAAACACACAAGGGtgaagttgaagttgaacaaTATGATAGTGCTTCAATTGATGTTCCAGTTGACGCAACATCACATAATCATAGTGAACCAAGAAGCAAGGAGGTAGAAATGTCTACCCCTTCGAAACCTAATAAACTCAAGGACAAAGTAAATGCTGCAGGTGAGAAGAGTAATACAGAAGACAGAAGTGTCTACCCCTTTACTATTCCTTCTACTGAAGCTACTGATTTAATGCAAGGCCTGATGGTGGATGACGGATCGAAGGATCTTCCTCCAATTGTCTCCCTAGATGAGTTCATGGAAACCTTGGACACAGAGCCTCCTTTCGAGATTCTCCCTGAGAAAGTTACACGCACCTCAGACAAGGATGACTCTGAGATAGGCTCTGAGTCTCAGTCTTTGGTTCTAAGCCCCAAGGATACCGTTAATGCCTCCCCACTGAAGGTTGATGAAATTTGTAAAACAGATACGACTTCAGATACTGACTTGAAAACCAGTGGCAGTCCTCCTATGATCAAAATTGACAGTTCCTCTGGGATTATAACTGACAGTCATTCTGTGATGAAAACCGGTGATAGCGCAGATACAAAATCCCATGACGTCAGTGCTGTTGTGAAATCCATTGGCAGTCCTGAAAAATCAGTATCTAGACTAGTTGTCACACCGAAGGGTGAACTTGTTTGGAGTGGCTCCCTGCAACTGAATCTCTCACCCCTGGCCTCCGTTATTGGGATCTATAAAAG CGGTGAAAAAGCCACGGCAAAAGATTGGCCTGGTTGTCTTGATATCAAGGGAAGAGTCAGACTCGATGCTTTTGAGAAGTTCCTGCAAGAGCTGCCACAATCCCGAAGTCGTGCTATCATG GTCGTGCATTTTGTTCCGGATGAGGGGTCGTCGGAATCGGAGTCCGCAAGCATTCGTGAG GTGGCTGACTCGTACGTGACGGATGAGAGAGTCGGTTTTTCTGAGCCGTGTTCGGGTGTGGAAATTTATTTTTGCCCTCCCCATAATAAAACCGTAGATATGCTCAGCAAGGTTATTCAGACTGAACACGTTGAGGCACTTAACAGTGTTGATAATGGCCTTGTTGGTGTTATCGTCTGGAGAAAATTAACGTTGCCGAAATCATCTCACCACAAACACATTTCGAAAAAGCAACAGTTTTCTACTACTAGTACTACTACTACATCATCTAGGAGACAGCACGATACAAACTACACGTCTAAGATGGCTCCGTCCCGAGCCTTACCTCCGACCCACACTACCCCTGCCCGTGATGacgatgatgacgatgatgttCCTCCCGGGTTTGGCCCTGGCGCTTCTCGGGATGAAGATGATCTCCCTGAATTCAATTTCGCTGGTGGGTCGAATCAGTTTTCTGCCCGAAGGCCCTCCTCTAGGGGGCCTGGAACGGCAGCGCAGCCCTTCTATCCCAAGTCCCATGCCCCTTCTCGCCCGGTAGATCAAATGAGAGAGctgatacaaaaatatggtcAAAACAATAGTAGTAGTAGTACATTTCATCAGGCAAGTAGGGTTTCGGTTCATCCGTGGAATGACGACGACGATGATGACGACATACCGGAGTGGCAGCCTAATGTACCTTCCCAACCCCAAACTCATTACCAGCGTTTACAACCGAGGCTGCCGGTGAACGGCTCCCAGCAACAAATGCTGAGACCCCGTATCGGTTTAGCACACCAGCAGGAGTCCCTTCAGCCTATGGCACCCAACTTACAAAACCCTAATCTTCCTGTGCAGCAAGGCTGGTGGGCTCCGCCACCACCGGCGCCGGGAGATGGTCAGTTTTATGGCGAACCAGATAGAGGAATGGTTGCTCAGCCGGGGATAGCCTGGCGGCAAAATGTTGCTAGAAGTAgagaattttga